The Terriglobus roseus region CAGCCGTCTTTGCTGCAGCACCATCGTTCTCACTGGATGCATAACCAATGCCAGCGTAGGTATAGATATTGCCAGCGGTGCTCACGTGCCGGATGCGGTTGTTCAACGTATCGGAAATGTAGAAATCGCCCGCAGGAGTGCCGATAACGCCGCGTGGCAAATAAACGTGGGCATACGTTGCAACCCCGCCATCCTCGCCGCTCGTATACTCCGGCTGCTGGCCATTGCCGGCGACCAACTCCGCCTTGCCAGGATGAATAACAGCAAGCGAACCAGTGCCCACGCCGTCTATCAACTGCTGCGCCACCACCTGGCTGCCGTTAACCAGCACCACGGCACCCGGACGATGTCCCGGTGTCGTTGGCTTAAACAGAACATTCACAGTGCAGGAGGGTTGGGCCGGTCCCGCAACGCACGTGCCGCCGCCTGCATCGGTGAAGTCTTTGCTCGCAATTCCCTGTGTGAGGACGCGCACTTCCGTCACCGTGCCCGCTGTTGGATGCAGCGTCACCGTAAGGTTCGCGCTTCCAGTCAACGACGTGGTGCCGGGAATGTGTTGGACGGTTTGTGCGGCAGAAATTCCTGCGGTGCTCAGGCAGGAAAACAAAGCTCCCATAACGGGCAGCAGAACGGAGCGCAGACGCGCGGACACGCAAGGCCGCGAGGTCTTCGACGAACCAGCAAACATTGGTTTGTAACTTCCTTACAAGGGTTCCTGGGAAATGGAAAAGAGAGAGAACGAGAACCAAGTCGTCCATCAACGGACGTGAGCGATACAGGTTGCAGATCGATTGAGTAGTTAGCCTACGCAACGTCTGTTGTTATTTCTATGAATAATTCTTCCACCGGTATCCGAGTATGAACATCACCCACACGTGGAAGAACTGCTTCACCCTGTTAGGGGTAACCAAGCCCATCTTCGCGTTATCTATCGTGGGGGCGACATAGCCGTAACTGGAGTGTGTGAACAGATAGCCGCAGATTTTTAACAGAGCTAAAAAACCGTGCCTAGGAAGGCGGGTGTATGCTGAATTGCTCTGTATTCGGGGTACCCGACAGAGCCCACCACGCACAGGAATCAAAGGAGAAGCCCATGGGACTGTTGGACGAAGTGGAAAAGATCGCAGGCGCAGTAGTCGCTGTCGAAGGTCTGAAAAAGGTAGACTCCGACCCCTCCATCCTCACCGAAGCTGCGGCTGCCTTTGCCGGCTATGAAGGCACTGGCGCGCTCAAGGATTTCGTCAATAAGGAAGAAGGCGAAGGCGAGAAGAAAGAAGGCTAATCACCTGCCCCCTGCAATCCGACACAAACATAAAGGCCCTTCCGCGAGCCATGGAAGGGCTTTGCGTCTACTGCTTTTATCTCTCGGGAAAATTAGCGCCCCATACTACGCTGCCTTATCCGCTTGCCAGAGGGAGTAGATGCGGTGCCGGAGTATTTGGCGGGACGCGTAAGCGCTTATCTACTTACCAATGCAAAAGCTGGAGAAGATACGGTTCAGCACATCGTCTGCCGTGGTCTGCCCGGTGAGCGAATCCAACGCACGCAGGCATTCGTAAAGGTCCAGCAACACCATCTCGTGCGGTATGCCAGTGCGGGCCGCTGCCACAGCGCGTTCCAACGCCTCCAACGCACTCTGTACCGCATCGCGCTGACGCAGGTTGGTTAACGTAGCGCCTGCTGCAGAAGGCTGCGATCCCGCCATGCGCAGAATCTCTCCACGAAGCTCTGCAATACCTTCGCCTGTTGCGGCAGAAGTGACCACGCCTTTTGTGTTCGCAGGAAGAGACTTCGAACCTTGGCGAAGATCCGCCTTGTTCCATGCAATCAGCAACGGGCGATTCTGCAGCGCTTCTGCGAGCGGCGCTTCAAGGTAAGCCTCAAGAGCATCCGCTTGTGAATCACTCGCCTCTGTTGCGTCGACGACGAGCAACACAGCGTCAGCATCCGCAATGGCACGGCGTGAACGTTCCACGCCCATACGTTCCGCTTCATCTGCCGTTTCGCGAATGCCCGCAGTATCCAGCAACTCCACTGGAATACCGTTTAGGTTCACTCGCTCCGCAATCACATCGCGTGTGGTGCCAGGCGAAGCCGTAACAATCGCGCGCTCCTGTTCTACCAACCGATTAAACAGCGAACTCTTTCCCGCATTCGGCTTGCCCACAATAGCAAGCTGAAGACCCTCCCGCATCAACCGGCCATGCGTAAAGCTGGCCAGCAATGTCTGCAATGGCTGCTGCACATCGCGAACACTCGCAACGATCTCATCCGCCGCCATCGTTGGTGTGTCGTCTTCCGCAAAATCAATGCCCGCCTCAAGCGTCGCGATGAGAACAAGCAACGCATCTTTCGCAGGACGGATCTCCGTAGCAATGCTGCCACTCATTTGTTCTGCAGCCAGCTTCGCCTGCTCCAGCGTTTGCGCATCAATCAGATCGCGCACAGCCTCGGCCTCTGTCAGATCAAGCCGTCCGCGCAGAAACGCACGTTCCGTAAACTCACCCGCACGCGCAGGCGTTGCGCCCAATGCGACGCATCGCCGCAACAGCCAGTCCAGCACCACAGGCGAACCATGCGTGGCAATCTCCACCACATCTTCACCGGTATAACTTTGCGGAGCCTTGTAATACGTGGCGATGGCGTCGTCGATGCGCGTTCCGTCCACGTCGCGCAGAATGCCATAGACAGCATGACGCGGCGTGGCCCACGAAATCTTTGCGAATAACTGCTGAGCCACAGCGAGCGCGTTGCTACCAGACAAACGAACCACACCAATGCCGCCTCGCCCCGCAGGCGTCGCAATGGCAACAATGGTGGTCTCCTCCAGAAGATCGTGCGCTGCGCTCATGAACTTATCTTAGTGACTCTCCAACGAAACCACTCAAACGCAAAATCACAAAGGCTGCACCTGTACACACTGTGTACCGGATGCAACCCTTGCAAACTTGTTGTTCTGACGAAGCTACTTAGCCTGCTCGTCGATCCACTTCGACACACGTGCATCCAGCACGGTCAACGGCAGTGCGCCACCGTTCAGCACCTCATCATGGAACGCCTTGATGTCGAACTTCGCGCCCAGCTTCGCCTTTGCCTTCTCACGCAGCTTGCGAATCTCAAGCTGACCCATCTTGTAGCTCAGCGCCTGTCCCGGCCATGCAATGTAGCGGTCGGTTTCCGTCTGCGCCAGCGCGTCGTTCACATCATTGGCGTGCATGTAATCAATCACCTGCTGCCGCGTCCATCCCTTGTCATGAATGCCAGTGTCCACAACCAGACGCACCGCACGAAACAGCTCGCTGTTCAGTCGGCCGTAGTCGCTAACAGGGTCCTGATAGAAACCGACTTCCTTACCCAGCTCCTCCGCATATAGCGCCCAGCCTTCGCTAAACGCTGAGTAGCCGCCACGGAGGCGGAACTTCGGCAATCCCTTCAACTGCTGCGCCATACTGATCTGCATATGATGTCCCGGCACGCCCTCGTGATACGCAACCGCTTCATCCAGCACCAGCGTGCGTGTCGTCGGATTCGCAACCGCAACCACAACGCGTCCTGGACGCTTCCCATCCGGCGTACCTGCGTTGTAGTGCGTAGCCTCCGCTGCGGCGAAGTCAGGGATGGGTTCCACAGTCACAGGCGACTTCGGCAACAGGCCGAACAGCTCCGGCAACTTCGGCTCCATCTGCGCAATGTACTTGCGGAAGTCTTCCACGATCTGTTCTTCGCTCTTCGGCTTCCACTTCGGATCGGCATTGATCACAGCGCGCCACGTCGCCAGGTCCTTGTATCCCGCTTTCTTCGACAGCACCGTCATCTCTGCAGTGATGCGCTTCACCTCATCCAGGCCAAGCTGATGAACCGCTGCAGGCGTAATGTCCAGCGTGGTCATCTGCTTCACAGCTTCCGCATAACGGCGCTTGCCATCCGGCAGCGATTCAATCGAAAGCGCCTCGCGTCCCTTCGGCGCGTAATCATTGCGCAGAAACGCAGAGAACTTTGCGTACGCAGGGAACACATCGTTGTTTACAGCATCCGTGATCTCCTGCGTCAGCCGCGTCTTGTCAGCTTCGCTGAAGCTGGCCGGAAACTTCTTCGTAGGCAACAGAAATGGATTAGCCTTCACCACGCCGTCGCACTGTCCTGCGAGCTTCTCCGTGATGACCTTCGGCGGCATCAGCCCATCCTTCAGTCCAATGCGCATTACGTCCGTGGTCTCGCTCAGCACGCGCGGAATCTGCTTCAAACGTGCAACGTAATCCTCGTAGTGCTTTACCGAATCGAACGGCATGCTCAGCGCCAGATCAGCCAACCCGGTGTGAATACCGTTCTGCTGATTGATGGGCATCTCATAGTTCTTCAGTTCATAGCTCACATCACCGCGCTCCAGTCGATCCTGCAGCAGCGCATGCGAAGTAATGTCTGTGTCGCTCATGCCATCCGTAGAGATGGCCTTCAGCCGCTTCAGAAAATCATCGTTCTCGGCGTGGTCACGCTGAATCGAGGCAAGCGAATAGTCGCCTAACTGATCGTTGTAGCGATAGTCGCCGAACGAAGTCGCGCCAGTAGGATTGCGCTTCAGCCCGTTCTGGAAGTACTCCTCAAACAGCGCATTCTGCGCGGCCGTGCGGTCCGCAACGGAAGTCTGAGCAGGAAGTGACACGCACACAGAAACAGCTGTGCAGGCAAGCAACAGGGCAGGCGTAATTCGCATGCAGATGAGCCTAGCAGACCGCAAACCCCCGCAAAAGAAAAGAACGCAGCGAAAACGCTGCGTTCGTATCAATGAGATGTCCTTTGGCCTACCGGCGGCGGAAGCGTTCGCGAATCTTCGCGGCGCGGTCATCGCGTTCGCGTGCCTGCCAGCCTTCGGGATACAGAACCACAAACCGATTCGGTCCTTCGCCGCTGGACTCCGTACGCAGCCCCTCAGCCTTCTTCAGCGCTAGGTGGAGCATACGGCGTTCGCGGCTGCTCATGGGTTCAAAGCGATAGGGCTTACGGCTGTTCTTTACGGCCTCAATCCCCTCTTCCGCCAGGTCCAGAATCTCGCGATTGCGTTCTGCCTTGTAGCCGCACGCATCGAAGCTGATGCGATCATGCTCTTCCGGCTCCAGCCGCAGAATCTTCGCGCACACATGCTCCAGCGAGCGCAGCAGTTCCCCGTCCCGGTGGATCAGCATCTGCTCATCCGGGCCACTCAACTCCACATAGATCAGGCGGTCCTCCAACCCATCCGGGTCAGCGGCGCCTGCGCCAGCCACAATGCGGAAGCGGAGTTTGAATCCGCCGGTTGTGGTCAGCATCTTCAGAAAATCGTGGGTCTGCTGGGCTGCGGTCTTCAGATCCTGCATGTGAATGCGTTCTTCCTTCTTTCGGGATCGTCGCCGCATAGCGGTTGCCGTCCCGTGAGATTAAAAATTTTAGGGTGTCTCTGACAGGTACGCATGAGAGGCAATCTCAGTTGCACATTTCATGCGTACCTGTCCGGATTACCGTTTGCCCTGGATGGTCCGTGGCTGACCCGCCTTACGGCGGGCACGCTTCGCAGCCAGCTCGCGCATCTCGCGGCCTTCCTTCGTCTGGTTCATGGCGAACTGCGCCAGGATCATGATGATGTTACCCACACACCAGTACAACGCCAGACCCGACGAGTAGTTCCACGTAATGAATCCGGAGAACAGCGGCATCGTGAACGCCATCATCTTCTGCTGCTGCGGATCCATACCCGGAGCCGGCATATAGAACTGCGTCAGGAACTGCGTCAGCACCATCACGATGGGCAGGATGTGGTACGGATCGGCCACCGTCAGGTCATGCAGCCAGAACCAATGTGCCTCACGCAACTCCACCACCTTGGGCAGCATGCCCAGCATGGCAAACAGCAGCGGGAACGTCAGCAGCGTGGGTACGCAACCGCCAAACATGTTCACGCCGTTGTCCTTCTGCAGCGCCATGATCTCGGCGTTCATATCTGCACGCTTCGGATCAGTCACCTTGTACTTGGCATACTTCGCCTTGATGGCGTCCATCTGCGGCTGGATGCGCTGCATCTTCAAACCGCTCTTCATGGTCTGGTAGCGGAACGGCAGGATCACAATGTTCACAACGATCGTGAGCACCACAATCGCCCATCCCCAGTTGCTCGCAACGTGATCGTGAATCCAGTTCAGCAGCAGGAACAGCGCCTTCGCGAACGGTCCCCAGAAACCAAAGTCGACAACAGGCTCCAGCGTTTCGCTCGATCCCGAAACCTTGATGCCCTTCAGGACATCCACGGACTTCGGTCCAACGTACACACGCATGCTGCTGGTGTTTTCCGTGCTGCCTGCAGCAATGCCCACAACTGGAACGTCCACAGCCTTTTCAGAAACTGTGCCATCGCGGTGCAGCTTGTTCACGTCGATGGTGTTGTGCAGCATAACTGCCGTTGCCGAACCAGCGTTGTCCGGCAGGAAGACGGCAGCAAAATAGCCATCCGCCGTGCCCGCATACTGCAGGGGAGCGTTCAGCGTTTCGCCGCCAGAAACCTTCTTGAACTCGATGTGTTCGGCCTTGCCGTCCTTCATCGTCTCAATGCGCGAACCGTTGTAATCCAGCACCTGCTCCTGGTCGCCAAAGCCAGCAGGCCATGCCAGCAGAGCGCGCACCGGCGATCCATTCACACTCACGCTGACCGTCGCCTTCAGCACGTACGTGCTGTCAAAGCTGAAGGTCTTGGTCACATCCACGTTGCCCTGTGTGTAGTGGTACGTCAGGGTCTGCGGAGCGGTCAGGTTGCCCGTCGCGGAAGGAACGAAGAGAGCCTGCTTCAGGCCAGCCGTGGTGCCCGCGTCATAGGTATGCAGCGACATCGGGAAGCCAAACTCGTGGCTCGCCTTCGCATTCACCAGGTCCAGCGGAGCGCCGTAGCGGCTCTTGAACTTCTTCAGAACCCACGAGCGAACTTCCGCACCGCGGTTGCTGAAGGTGATCTTGTATAGCTCGTTCTCAACGGTCGTGGTCTGTTCGGCCGCGGCAGAAACGGTGTTGCTGGCGCCACTGGCTGCAGGAGCCTGCACGGCGTTTGCATTGAAGTCAGCTTTGCTGCCGGTGGGCGCGCTTACCGGCGCGCTCTGGCTCTGTGTCTGCGCCGTAGGCGGCTGCAGTGGCTGCTTCTGTTTCGACTTATAGAACTGAAGCCCGGCAAACACGCCGAACATGACGACCAACATTACGAGGAAGGTGGTGTTGCTCTGCGAGCCGCCGCCTCCCTGATTAGGGTTCTTGATCTCTGCCACGTTTTCCTGTCTGGTTGGCGCGCCGGGTTCCGCGCCAAAGTATCCATTTCTCATTCTAAATCGGGAATAATCCCCACGCTTTTCGCCGTCTAAATCATTGCCGCGTGCTATGAAAGAGGCAGCATGAGCGTCATCCTTGTCGTCGGAAGCATCAATCTGGACCTGGTCAGCACCGTGGACCGTATCCCAACACCGGGTGAAACGCTGTTGGGAAGCAGTTTTGCCACCATTCCCGGGGGCAAGGGCGCCAATCAAGCCGTAGCCGCCGCCCGACTCGGGGCCGCCGTCCATATGATCGGCCGGGTCGGAGCCGACAGCTTCGGTGAAGTGCTGCGAAACGCCCTCATCGTGGAAGGAATTGACACCTCCACCGTCGTCACCGTGGAAGGCCCCAGCGGCGTGGCCGCCATCACCGTGGCGGCAGACGGCACCAACAGTATCGTCGTCACGCCCGCGGCCAACGCCACGTTGCAACCCGCGGACATCGCTGCTGCCCGCAACCAAATCCGCAAAGCCTCCATCGTGCTGGCGCAGTTGGAAACGCCGCTGGAGACCATCACCGCGCTGGCGCAAGAGTGCCGAGAGGCGAAAATCCCCCTCATTCTGGACCCCGCACCCGCTCAGCCGCTTCCGCTGGAACTGCTGCGCTCCGTAACCTGGCTCACGCCAAACGAATCAGAGACACGCACCTTGCTGGGCCGCACTACAGTCATGACAGAAGCCAAAGCCGCCGAGCGACTACTGGCTCTGGGCGCGCGAAACGTCATCCTGAAACTCGGCCCACGCGGTGTGTACCTGGCGGGTGCAGACGTGCCAACCCCGGCGTTCGTTCCCTCACCCGACCTTCGCGCCGTGGACACCACCGCCGCGGGCGACTGCTTCAACGGAGCCTTCGCCGTCGCTCTCACCGAAGGCCGCTCGCCGGTAGAAGCTGCGGGCTTCGCTTGCGCCGCCGCGGCACTCTCCATCACACGAACCGGGGCGCAGACAGGCATGCCCTATCGCTCTGATGTGAACAAGCTGCTGCGCTCGCTTACTTAGTTCGAACGGCTATTCTTCAATCTTCATGCCGCTGGGCGAACCCAGCGTGGCATAGCTCAACGCACCCAGCAGCGTCACCGCAGAGCAAACCGCAAACGCCAGCGTAAAGCTGTGCGTGCGATCCACGATCATCCCGGT contains the following coding sequences:
- the mnmE gene encoding tRNA uridine-5-carboxymethylaminomethyl(34) synthesis GTPase MnmE; this encodes MSAAHDLLEETTIVAIATPAGRGGIGVVRLSGSNALAVAQQLFAKISWATPRHAVYGILRDVDGTRIDDAIATYYKAPQSYTGEDVVEIATHGSPVVLDWLLRRCVALGATPARAGEFTERAFLRGRLDLTEAEAVRDLIDAQTLEQAKLAAEQMSGSIATEIRPAKDALLVLIATLEAGIDFAEDDTPTMAADEIVASVRDVQQPLQTLLASFTHGRLMREGLQLAIVGKPNAGKSSLFNRLVEQERAIVTASPGTTRDVIAERVNLNGIPVELLDTAGIRETADEAERMGVERSRRAIADADAVLLVVDATEASDSQADALEAYLEAPLAEALQNRPLLIAWNKADLRQGSKSLPANTKGVVTSAATGEGIAELRGEILRMAGSQPSAAGATLTNLRQRDAVQSALEALERAVAAARTGIPHEMVLLDLYECLRALDSLTGQTTADDVLNRIFSSFCIGK
- a CDS encoding protein jag, which produces MRRRSRKKEERIHMQDLKTAAQQTHDFLKMLTTTGGFKLRFRIVAGAGAADPDGLEDRLIYVELSGPDEQMLIHRDGELLRSLEHVCAKILRLEPEEHDRISFDACGYKAERNREILDLAEEGIEAVKNSRKPYRFEPMSSRERRMLHLALKKAEGLRTESSGEGPNRFVVLYPEGWQARERDDRAAKIRERFRRR
- the rbsK gene encoding ribokinase; the encoded protein is MSVILVVGSINLDLVSTVDRIPTPGETLLGSSFATIPGGKGANQAVAAARLGAAVHMIGRVGADSFGEVLRNALIVEGIDTSTVVTVEGPSGVAAITVAADGTNSIVVTPAANATLQPADIAAARNQIRKASIVLAQLETPLETITALAQECREAKIPLILDPAPAQPLPLELLRSVTWLTPNESETRTLLGRTTVMTEAKAAERLLALGARNVILKLGPRGVYLAGADVPTPAFVPSPDLRAVDTTAAGDCFNGAFAVALTEGRSPVEAAGFACAAAALSITRTGAQTGMPYRSDVNKLLRSLT
- a CDS encoding DUF885 domain-containing protein, which translates into the protein MRITPALLLACTAVSVCVSLPAQTSVADRTAAQNALFEEYFQNGLKRNPTGATSFGDYRYNDQLGDYSLASIQRDHAENDDFLKRLKAISTDGMSDTDITSHALLQDRLERGDVSYELKNYEMPINQQNGIHTGLADLALSMPFDSVKHYEDYVARLKQIPRVLSETTDVMRIGLKDGLMPPKVITEKLAGQCDGVVKANPFLLPTKKFPASFSEADKTRLTQEITDAVNNDVFPAYAKFSAFLRNDYAPKGREALSIESLPDGKRRYAEAVKQMTTLDITPAAVHQLGLDEVKRITAEMTVLSKKAGYKDLATWRAVINADPKWKPKSEEQIVEDFRKYIAQMEPKLPELFGLLPKSPVTVEPIPDFAAAEATHYNAGTPDGKRPGRVVVAVANPTTRTLVLDEAVAYHEGVPGHHMQISMAQQLKGLPKFRLRGGYSAFSEGWALYAEELGKEVGFYQDPVSDYGRLNSELFRAVRLVVDTGIHDKGWTRQQVIDYMHANDVNDALAQTETDRYIAWPGQALSYKMGQLEIRKLREKAKAKLGAKFDIKAFHDEVLNGGALPLTVLDARVSKWIDEQAK
- the yidC gene encoding membrane protein insertase YidC encodes the protein MAEIKNPNQGGGGSQSNTTFLVMLVVMFGVFAGLQFYKSKQKQPLQPPTAQTQSQSAPVSAPTGSKADFNANAVQAPAASGASNTVSAAAEQTTTVENELYKITFSNRGAEVRSWVLKKFKSRYGAPLDLVNAKASHEFGFPMSLHTYDAGTTAGLKQALFVPSATGNLTAPQTLTYHYTQGNVDVTKTFSFDSTYVLKATVSVSVNGSPVRALLAWPAGFGDQEQVLDYNGSRIETMKDGKAEHIEFKKVSGGETLNAPLQYAGTADGYFAAVFLPDNAGSATAVMLHNTIDVNKLHRDGTVSEKAVDVPVVGIAAGSTENTSSMRVYVGPKSVDVLKGIKVSGSSETLEPVVDFGFWGPFAKALFLLLNWIHDHVASNWGWAIVVLTIVVNIVILPFRYQTMKSGLKMQRIQPQMDAIKAKYAKYKVTDPKRADMNAEIMALQKDNGVNMFGGCVPTLLTFPLLFAMLGMLPKVVELREAHWFWLHDLTVADPYHILPIVMVLTQFLTQFYMPAPGMDPQQQKMMAFTMPLFSGFITWNYSSGLALYWCVGNIIMILAQFAMNQTKEGREMRELAAKRARRKAGQPRTIQGKR